One genomic region from Vidua macroura isolate BioBank_ID:100142 chromosome 18, ASM2450914v1, whole genome shotgun sequence encodes:
- the SBNO1 gene encoding protein strawberry notch homolog 1, giving the protein MVEPGQDLLLAALSESGISPNDLFDIDSPDVVLANPAPTPAVQQSVPLSALELGLETEAAAAVKQEPETVSTPALLNVRQPPSTTTFVLNQINQLPTLGTTIVVTKTTPVTTSRQTITVAKIIQTSTTTRPSVAAPAVRNALTTAPSKDQIQLKDLLKNNSLNELMKLKPPPNIAQPVATAATDLSNGAVKKEASTKEVARIWINDIKMRSFSPTVKVPAVKEEEEPEEEDEEEMGHAETYAEYMPIKLKIGLRHPDPVVETSSLSSVTPPDVWYQTSISEETIDSGWLSALQLEAITYAAQQHETFLPNGDRAGFLIGDGAGVGKGRTIAGIIYENYLLGRKRAVWFSVSNDLKYDAERDLRDIGAKNILVHSLNKFKYGKISSKHNGSVKKGVIFATYSSLIGESQSGGKYKTRLKQLLHWCGEDFDGVIVFDECHKAKNLCPVGSSKPTKTGLAVLELQNKLPKARVVYASATGASEPRNMAYMNRLGIWGEGTPFREFSDFIQAVERRGVGAMEIVAMDMKLRGMYIARQLSFSGVTFKIDEVLLSQEYVKMYNKSVKLWVSARERFQQAADLIDAEQRMKKSMWGQFWSAHQRFFKYLCIASKVKRVVQLAREEIKNGKCVVIGLQSTGEARTLEALEEGGGELNDFVSTAKGVFQSLIEKHFPAPDRKKLFSLLGIDLTAQSNNNSPRDSPCKENKVKKRKGEEISREAKKARKTGGLAGSSSDESESESDASDNEESDNESSKFLSSGDDDDFNPFRDESSEDDEDDPWLIRKEHKKNKEKKKKKSIDPDSIQSALLASGLGSKRPSCFTSTVGTTTSSTNTSANSNTNSSFVTSQDAVERAQQMKKELLDKLEKLAEDLPPNTLDELIDELGGPENVAEMTGRKGRVVSNDDGSISYESRSELDVPVEILNITEKQRFMDGDKNIAIISEAASSGISLQADRRAKNQRRRVHMTLELPWSADRAIQQFGRTHRSNQVTAPEYVFLISELAGEQRFASIVAKRLESLGALTHGDRRATETRDLSRFNFDNKYGRNALEIVMKSIVNLDSPMVSPPPDFPGDFFKDVRQGLIGVGLINVEDRSGILTLDKDYNNIGKFLNRILGMEVHQQNALFQYFSDTLNAVIQNAKKNGRYDMGILDLGSGDEKVRKADVKKFLTPGYSTSGHVELYTISVERGMSWDEATKMWAEQTGPDDGFYLSLQIRNNKKTAILVKEVNPKKRLFLIYRPNTGKQLKLETCADLKKKYKKVPSEDALPHWLEQYNSSADTCTHAYWRGNCKKAGLGLVCEVGLRCRTYYVLCGSVLSVWTKVEGVLASVSGTNVKMQIVRLRTEDGQRIVGLIIPANCVSPLVNLLSTSDQSQQLAVQQQQIWQQHHPQSITNLNNA; this is encoded by the exons ATGGTGGAGCCAGGACAAGATCTGTTGCTTGCTGCTTTGAGTGAGAGTGGAATCAGTCCAAATGATCTCTTTGATATTGACTCTCCAGACGTGGTTCTTGCAAATCCAGCACCAACTCCAGCTGTTCAGCAG tCAGTACCACTCAGTGCATTAGAGCTGGGCCTGGAGactgaggctgcagctgctgtgaaacAAGAACCAGAGACTGTCTCCACTCCAGCCTTATTAAATGTTCGG CAACCACCATCCACCACAACCTTTGTGCTGAATCAAATAAATCAGCTTCCAACTCTGGGGACGACAATAGTGGTGACAAAAACGACGCCTGTCACGACCTCGAGGCAGACGATCACTGTAGCAAAGATCATCCAGACCAGCACAACCACTCGGCCCTCggtggcagcaccagcagtTCGCAATGCCTTGACCACTGCACCTTCCAAGGACCAGATTCAGCTGAAAGATCTGCTCAAGAACAATAGTCTTAATGAACTCATGAAACTGAAGCCACCTCCTAATATTGCCCAACCAGTAGCAACAGCAGCGA ctgaCCTAAGCAATGGTGCAGTGAAGAAGGAGGCTTCCACAAAAGAGGTAGCAAGAATATGGATAAATGACATTAAAATGAGAAGTTTTTCACCAACTGTG AAAGTGCCAGCAGTAAAAGAAGAGGAGGAACCcgaagaagaagatgaagaagaaatgGGCCATGCAGAGACCTATGCTGAATACATGCCAATAAAAT TAAAAATTGGTCTACGTCATCCTGACCCAGTAGTGGAAACCAGCTCGTTATCCAGCGTGACTCCTCCTGATGTGTGGTACCAGACATCAATATCAGAGGAGACAATTGACAGTGGCTGGTTGTCAGCTTTGCAGCTCGAAGCAATCACTTATGCAGCCCAG CAACATGAAACATTCCTGCCCAATGGAGACAGAGCTGGATTCTTGATAGGTGATGGTGCTGGTGTAGGAAAAGGAAGGACCATAGCTGGAATAATCTATGAAAATTACTTGTTAGGCAGAAAAAGAGCAGTCTG GTTTAGCGTGTCAAATGATCTGAAATACGATGCTGAAAGAGATTTGAGAGATATTGGAGCAAAAAACATATTGGTGCATTCATTAAACAAG TTCAAGTATGGGAAAATTTCATCCAAACATAATGGAAGTGTGAAGAAAGGTGTCATCTTTGCTACCTATTCTTCTCTTATTGGGGAAAGTCAGTCCGGTGGTAAATACAAAACCAGATTAAAGCAGCTTCTTCACTGGTGTGGTGAAGACTTTGATGGAGTT ATCGTATTTGATGAATGTCATAAAGCAAAGAATCTGTGTCCTGTTGGTTcatcaaaaccaacaaaaacaggTCTGGCTGTATTGGAACTTCAAAATAAACTTCCAAAAGCCAGGGTTGTTTATGCCAGTGCCACAG GTGCATCTGAGCCAAGAAACATGGCATATATGAACCGTCTTGGAATATGGGGTGAAGGAACTCCATTTAGGGAATTCAGTGATTTTATTCAGGCTGTTGAAAGAAG AGGCGTTGGTGCCATGGAAATAGTTGCTATGGATATGAAGCTGAGAGGAATGTACATAGCCAGACAGTTGAGTTTTTCAGGTGTAACTTTCAAAATCGACGAAGTTCTGCTCTCACAGGAATATGTCAAAATGTACAATAAATCTGTGAAACTG TGGGTCAGTGCTCGAGAGAGGTTTCAGCAAGCGGCCGATCTCATCGATGCAGAGCAGCGCATGAAGAAGTCCATGTGGGGTCAGTTCTGGTCAGCTCACCAGAGGTTTTTCAAGTACCTTTGCATAGCCTCAAAGGTGAAGAGGGTGGTGCAGCTGGCTCGGGAAGAAATCAAGAATGGCAAA TGCGTTGTCATTGGCCTGCAGTCAACAGGAGAAGCAAGAACATTGGAAGCTTTGGAGGAAGGTGGTGGGGAACTGAATGACTTTGTTTCTACAGCAAA AGGAGTATTCCAGTCTCTTATTGAGAAGCACTTTCCAGCTCCTGACAGGAAGAAGCTGTTCAGCTTGTTGGGAATTGACCTGACTGCTCAAAGTAATAACAACTCACCCCGAGACAGCCCTTGCAAGGAGAACAAAGTAAAGAAACGAAAAG GTGAAGAAATAAGCAGAGAAGCCAAAAAAGCCCGTAAAACAGGTGGccttgcagggagcagctctgatgAGAGTGAAAGTGAGTCTGATGCTTCAGACAATGAAGAAAGTGACAATGAGAGCTCCAAATTTTTGAGTTCTGGAGACGATGATGACTTCAACCCGTTCAGAGATGAATCCAGTGAAGATGATGAAGATG ATCCCTGGTTGATTAGAAAAgagcataaaaaaaataaagaaaagaaaaagaagaaaagcatagACCCAGATTCTATTCAAAGTGCCTTACTAGCCTCTGGTCTGGGATCCAAACGACCCAGCTGCTTCACTTCCACTGTTGGAACCACCACTTCTAGTACCAACACGTCTG CAAACAGTAACACAAACAGCAGCTTTGTAACGAGTCAGGATGCTGTTGAAAGGGCccaacaaatgaaaaaagaacTGCTGGATAAACTGGAAAAGCTGGCTGAAGATCTTCCACCTAATACACTGGATGAGCTTATAGATGAACTGGGTGGTCCTGAAAACGTTGCAGAG ATGACAGGCCGCAAAGGCAGAGTGGTGAGCAATGACGATGGCAGCATCTCGTACGAGTCAAGGTCTGAACTCGATGTGCCCGTTGAAATCCTGAACAtcacagaaaagcagaggtTCATGGATGGAGATAAG AACATTGCCATCATCTCAGAGGCTGCCAGCTCTGGTATCTCACTGCAAGCAGACCGCAGGGCCAAGAACCAGAGGCGGAGGGTTCACATGACCCTGGAGCTGCCGTGGAGCGCGGACAGAGCAATCCAGCAGTTTG GAAGAACTCATAGATCCAACCAAGTGACTGCTCCAGAGTATGTGTTCCTCATTTCTGAACTGGCAGGAGAGCAAAGATTTGCATCTATAGTTGCAAAAAGACTGGAGAGTTTG GGAGCCCTCACCCACGGGGACAGACGGGCCACAGAAACTCGAGACCTCAGCAGATTCAATTTTGACAACAAG TATGGCAGAAATGCTCTGGAGATTGTTATGAAATCCATTGTGAACTTGGATTCCCCAATGGTCTCACCTCCTCCTGATTTTCCTGGAGACTTCTTCAAAG ATGTTCGTCAGGGATTGATTGGTGTAGGCTTGATAAATGTAGAAGACAGATCTGGAATCCTGACGCTTGACAAAG ATTACAACAACATAGGGAAATTTCTGAATCGAATTCTTGGTATGGAAGTCCATCAGCAGAATGCTTTGTTCCAGTACTTCTCTGACACATTAAATGCAGTTATTCAAAATGCTAAAAAGAATGGAAGATATGACATGGGCATCTTAG atCTGGGCTCTGGGGATGAGAAAGTGAGGAAGGCAGATGTTAAGAAGTTTCTAACTCCTGGATATTCTACCTCTGGACATGTTGAGCTGTACACA ATCAGTGTGGAGAGAGGAATGTCTTGGGATGAAGCAACAAAGATGTGGGCAGAACAGACAGGTCCAGATGatggattttatttatcacTACAG ataaGAAATAACAAGAAAACAGCAATTCTAGTAAAAGAAGTGAATCCtaaaaagaggctttttttgATATACAGACCAAATACTGGGAAACAACTCAAACTAGAAACATGTGCAgacctgaaaaagaaatataagaaG GTACCTTCTGAGGATGCTCTGCCACACTGGCTGGAGCAGTACAACTCCTCTGCAGACACCTGCACCCACGCCTACTG GAGAGGCAATTGCAAGAAGGCAGGCCTGGGGCTGGTCTGTGAGGTGGGGCTGCGCTGCAGAACCTACTACGTGCTGTGTGGCTCCGTGCTGAGCGTGTGGACAAAGGTGGAAGGAGTCCTGGCCTCCGTCAGTGGCACAAACGTCAAAATGCAAATCGTTCGCCTGAGGACAGAGGACGGGCAGAGGATCGTAG GTTTGATCATTCCTGCAAATTGTGTGTCGCCCCTCGTGAACCTCCTGTCGACGTCCGACCAGTCGCAGCAGCTcgcagtgcagcagcagcagatctggcagcagcaccacccCCAGAGCATCACCAACCTCAACAACGCATAA